From Granulicella sp. WH15, the proteins below share one genomic window:
- a CDS encoding TonB-dependent receptor: protein MIILERDLPVTIRSLTPALIRPRLRTIKLFSVLILIVSTCLPKARCTSTVRLNEPLNDSQADSARRTNAPPPQLTGVVFDGSGALMAGATIRIFSDKGTVRRTLQSGKDGSFIVVALPAGAYRFVISKPDFVSKEIAVTLREKENEGVLRIALEVSGGSTTVDVDGRGDDLTGVASSATQGTVGAAEIQDRPILRSGEVLETVPGVIITQHAGGGKANQYFLRGFNLDHGTDFAIFIDDMPLNLPSHAHGEGYADMNTVIPELVQRVNYEKGPYYADVGNYGSAGSAHLEFLKTVSQSFVQVEGGMYGYGRLVFGASRKLGFGDLLYGGEAYHDDGPWTHPDNYYKFNGLLTYSQGGDLNGFSITARGYHGTWHSSDQIPITAVPLVGLFGSLNPTDGGHSQRYSLQNEWHRRGAGTETKVTAYAFYYDLNLFSDFTYFLTDRNRGDQFEQQDRRWVAGVDARHSIYGQWFGRKVENTLGLQVRKDWIHNALFQSEDRMRVDKTDSSTGNTLPATTQADRFTDTQSGFYVENEIEWFDKLRSVAALRGDVDFFNVTSLVTTANTGTALKVLPSPKLSLTFGPWFDTEFYLQAGFSFHSNDGRGATQTVQPVSAENPYPNTPVARIPGLIPTKGGEFGVRTTSLPHLQSVVSIWYLYSSSELQQDGDTGSTVPSKQPSNRYGFEWANYYTPTKLLAFDFDLANSKALYAAVDEDDAAPGSTGGKRVPEAVGLVISSGATLHNYKGFTSTLRLRYFGPRDLTSDSIYRSRATALLNGEVGYRFHDRWGISAEFLNLLDRCDHDIDYAYTSRVTRTAASAFTDVLHPEEPFQLRFWLKRSF, encoded by the coding sequence ATGATCATTCTTGAACGAGACCTACCAGTTACGATTCGGAGTCTGACGCCCGCGCTCATCCGTCCAAGGTTGAGGACGATCAAACTCTTCTCTGTCCTCATCCTGATCGTTTCAACCTGCTTGCCTAAAGCACGATGCACGAGCACCGTTCGGTTGAACGAGCCGCTCAACGATTCTCAAGCCGATTCCGCCCGAAGAACAAACGCTCCCCCGCCTCAACTCACGGGAGTTGTCTTTGATGGCTCTGGAGCGCTGATGGCAGGAGCCACGATACGCATCTTCAGTGACAAAGGCACCGTCCGCCGCACTCTGCAATCGGGCAAGGATGGCAGCTTCATCGTCGTCGCCTTGCCTGCAGGTGCTTACCGGTTTGTCATTTCGAAACCCGACTTTGTGAGCAAGGAAATCGCCGTCACTCTCCGTGAAAAAGAAAACGAAGGGGTTTTGCGTATCGCCCTTGAGGTGAGTGGCGGGAGTACGACAGTTGATGTTGATGGACGAGGGGATGACCTCACCGGAGTAGCGAGTTCTGCTACCCAGGGAACGGTGGGAGCCGCAGAGATCCAGGATCGTCCGATTCTTCGATCGGGCGAAGTATTGGAAACAGTTCCCGGCGTGATCATTACGCAACATGCGGGTGGCGGAAAGGCTAACCAATACTTCCTCCGCGGCTTCAACCTCGATCACGGCACTGACTTCGCGATTTTCATCGACGACATGCCTCTCAACCTGCCGTCCCATGCACACGGTGAAGGCTACGCGGATATGAACACGGTCATCCCGGAGCTGGTGCAGCGTGTCAATTACGAAAAAGGTCCGTACTACGCGGATGTTGGCAACTATGGCTCGGCTGGATCAGCCCATCTGGAATTCCTTAAGACGGTTTCTCAAAGCTTTGTTCAGGTGGAAGGCGGGATGTACGGCTATGGGAGGTTGGTGTTCGGAGCATCTCGCAAGCTCGGGTTCGGTGATTTGCTTTACGGGGGAGAGGCTTACCACGATGACGGACCCTGGACTCATCCTGATAACTACTACAAATTCAATGGCCTTCTCACGTACAGCCAAGGCGGAGACCTCAATGGTTTCAGCATCACGGCTCGTGGTTATCACGGAACGTGGCACTCCAGTGATCAGATCCCCATCACTGCCGTCCCACTCGTCGGTCTCTTTGGGTCCTTGAACCCGACTGACGGCGGCCATTCACAGCGTTACAGTTTGCAAAATGAGTGGCATCGTCGTGGCGCAGGTACAGAGACGAAGGTTACTGCATACGCTTTCTATTACGACCTCAATTTGTTTTCTGATTTCACTTACTTCCTCACAGATCGTAATCGGGGGGACCAATTCGAACAGCAGGACCGACGTTGGGTAGCTGGAGTCGACGCACGTCACAGCATATACGGTCAATGGTTTGGCCGAAAGGTCGAGAACACCTTGGGACTGCAGGTCCGCAAAGATTGGATTCACAATGCGCTATTTCAGTCGGAAGACCGGATGCGCGTCGATAAAACGGATTCTTCTACCGGAAACACACTGCCCGCCACAACGCAGGCAGACCGATTCACAGATACACAATCGGGCTTCTATGTCGAAAACGAAATCGAGTGGTTCGATAAATTGCGCTCCGTCGCTGCTCTGCGCGGCGACGTCGATTTTTTCAACGTCACCAGTCTCGTTACTACCGCCAACACAGGAACAGCGCTGAAGGTGTTGCCCAGCCCGAAGTTAAGTTTGACTTTTGGCCCTTGGTTCGACACTGAGTTCTATTTGCAGGCGGGGTTCAGCTTTCACAGTAACGATGGGCGTGGGGCTACACAAACCGTGCAGCCGGTTTCGGCAGAGAATCCATACCCCAATACGCCCGTCGCAAGAATCCCTGGCTTGATCCCAACCAAAGGCGGAGAGTTCGGTGTGCGCACGACGTCCCTTCCGCATCTGCAAAGCGTAGTCTCCATTTGGTACCTATACAGTTCTTCCGAGTTGCAACAGGATGGCGATACCGGAAGTACGGTTCCTTCGAAACAACCGAGCAACCGCTACGGCTTTGAATGGGCGAACTATTACACGCCAACAAAGCTTTTAGCCTTTGACTTTGATCTTGCAAACTCGAAGGCCTTATATGCGGCAGTCGACGAAGATGATGCCGCACCCGGCAGCACGGGCGGTAAGCGAGTGCCCGAAGCGGTCGGACTTGTGATTTCGTCGGGCGCAACGCTACATAACTACAAGGGCTTCACGTCTACTCTGCGCTTGCGTTATTTTGGTCCGCGCGACTTGACGTCAGATAGCATCTATCGCTCGCGGGCAACGGCGTTACTCAACGGAGAAGTCGGTTATCGTTTCCACGATCGATGGGGCATCTCTGCCGAGTTCTTGAATTTGCTCGACCGCTGCGATCACGACATCGACTACGCTTATACGTCACGAGTAACGCGAACCGCTGCGTCCGCATTCACAGACGTCCTGCACCCAGAGGAGCCTTTCCAGTTACGTTTCTGGCTGAAACGAAGTTTTTGA
- a CDS encoding HoxN/HupN/NixA family nickel/cobalt transporter, with translation MGLLNNAFVGLRGKLLSTYSFLLLANGAAWLWAALAFRHFPLLLGTAFLAYSFGLRHAVDADHIAAIDNVTRKLMQEGKRPVTVGLMFSLGHSTIVFVGSILLASTAQSLQHRVETFRNFGGLIGTTVSTLFLFGIALANLTALRGIYRVFARVRKGAPYIEEEMDLLLANQGLLARVLRPMFKLIRESWHMYPLGVLFGLGFDTATEIGLLSISATEATRGLPLLATLVFPTLFAAGMCLVDTTDNVLMLGAYGWAFVKPVRKLYYNLTITLVSIIVALVVGSVEALGLLVAHFRLNGSLWDLIRRLNENFGTLGYLIIAIFMVSWIGSITFYRLKRLDDSSVQA, from the coding sequence GTGGGTTTGCTGAACAATGCTTTCGTAGGTCTTCGCGGGAAGCTCCTGAGTACCTACAGTTTTCTTCTGCTCGCGAACGGAGCGGCTTGGCTCTGGGCAGCTCTAGCCTTTCGGCACTTCCCATTGTTGCTCGGTACTGCGTTCCTTGCGTATAGCTTCGGCCTTCGGCATGCTGTGGACGCAGACCATATTGCGGCGATCGACAATGTCACTCGAAAACTGATGCAAGAAGGTAAACGGCCTGTCACGGTCGGTCTGATGTTTTCGCTTGGGCACTCGACTATCGTTTTCGTCGGCTCAATTCTTTTGGCTTCGACCGCTCAGAGTCTCCAACATCGCGTGGAAACCTTCCGAAACTTCGGGGGACTGATCGGCACAACGGTGTCGACCCTCTTCCTGTTCGGGATCGCGCTCGCAAACCTGACCGCCTTACGCGGGATCTACCGAGTATTTGCGCGCGTCCGCAAAGGCGCCCCGTATATCGAGGAGGAGATGGACCTCTTACTTGCGAATCAAGGGCTGCTCGCACGCGTGTTGCGGCCGATGTTTAAACTGATTCGCGAGAGTTGGCACATGTATCCACTCGGCGTGCTGTTCGGGCTGGGCTTTGATACAGCAACTGAAATTGGCCTGTTGAGCATCTCGGCGACGGAGGCTACTCGAGGGTTGCCGCTGCTCGCGACTCTTGTGTTTCCCACCCTATTCGCTGCGGGTATGTGCCTCGTAGACACGACAGACAACGTCCTCATGCTGGGAGCGTATGGTTGGGCCTTCGTCAAACCCGTCCGGAAACTGTATTACAACCTAACGATCACTCTTGTCTCAATTATCGTTGCGCTCGTGGTCGGAAGTGTCGAGGCGTTGGGCCTGTTGGTTGCGCATTTCCGCCTAAACGGTTCGCTGTGGGATCTCATCCGCAGACTCAACGAAAACTTCGGAACCCTGGGATACCTCATCATCGCTATTTTTATGGTGAGCTGGATCGGCTCGATCACTTTCTACAGGTTGAAGCGCCTCGACGATTCAAGTGTGCAGGCTTAG
- a CDS encoding DUF4331 family protein → MRSVRKANVQESAAVEIMTMSRRAVLVRGAIVAAGMSLPSAVSALTIEGKPQPNSEITKGESMSHHLDSPIARQDLRLDITDLYVFRGEVGTAFVINVCHSIGQPPISGYHPEGMYEFKIDHNGDAVEEVTYRFTFKERDSEGKQKYTIHRIHGKDAVDPHAQGTVVAQGETEETVSTPEGVRAWAGHAGDPFWIEPDVLHAVGHAFEDGTKVDLTGWDPSKAHNLFAGHTVYAIVLEIPDSVLLANARDNHKIGVWAVSTLATDAGGWRSVNRIGLPMMPPLFAQYDEQFGNSLNAGHPSEDFATYGSHIIKSISSVVAAYGTAEDPHAYAEKIAHRMLPNVLPYTVGTQASLGFVEWNGRSLTDHAPNVMFSTAANAPIQLGIGKESVTSKPRKSFPYVPVVL, encoded by the coding sequence ATGCGATCTGTCAGGAAAGCGAATGTTCAAGAATCGGCGGCCGTCGAGATCATGACGATGTCCCGCCGTGCCGTCCTTGTACGCGGTGCGATCGTGGCTGCCGGGATGAGCCTGCCCAGCGCTGTCTCAGCACTGACCATCGAAGGCAAGCCCCAACCAAATTCTGAAATCACAAAGGGAGAAAGTATGTCTCATCACCTCGATTCGCCCATTGCTCGCCAGGACCTCAGACTCGATATCACCGATCTTTATGTGTTTCGCGGAGAGGTCGGAACGGCCTTCGTCATCAACGTCTGCCATTCGATCGGGCAGCCTCCCATCAGCGGCTACCATCCAGAAGGGATGTACGAGTTCAAGATTGACCACAACGGGGACGCCGTTGAAGAGGTCACATATCGCTTTACGTTCAAAGAGCGTGATTCCGAAGGCAAGCAAAAGTACACCATCCACCGCATCCACGGGAAGGATGCCGTCGATCCCCATGCTCAGGGCACGGTTGTCGCGCAAGGTGAGACTGAAGAGACTGTGAGCACACCTGAGGGAGTGCGGGCATGGGCCGGCCATGCAGGAGATCCGTTTTGGATTGAGCCCGACGTTTTGCACGCGGTTGGACATGCCTTTGAAGATGGGACGAAAGTAGATCTCACGGGCTGGGATCCGAGCAAAGCACACAACCTATTCGCGGGACACACCGTTTATGCGATCGTTCTGGAGATTCCGGACTCGGTATTACTTGCCAATGCCAGAGATAACCACAAGATCGGCGTTTGGGCCGTTTCCACCCTGGCAACAGATGCAGGAGGATGGCGCTCCGTTAATCGCATCGGTCTGCCGATGATGCCGCCCCTCTTTGCGCAATACGACGAGCAATTTGGTAACAGCCTCAATGCGGGCCATCCGTCTGAGGACTTTGCTACCTATGGCTCGCACATCATCAAGTCCATCAGCTCAGTCGTTGCGGCATACGGCACCGCCGAAGACCCTCACGCGTACGCAGAAAAGATTGCCCATCGCATGCTGCCGAATGTCCTCCCATACACAGTGGGGACCCAAGCATCTCTCGGATTCGTCGAGTGGAACGGACGTTCCCTCACCGATCACGCTCCGAATGTGATGTTTTCAACCGCCGCCAACGCTCCGATTCAGTTAGGGATCGGTAAGGAGTCGGTCACATCCAAGCCGCGAAAGTCGTTCCCTTACGTTCCCGTTGTGCTGTAG
- a CDS encoding MFS transporter: MTVTKTSESSPPNKSIVPNTAEVPLALAILAIVFVAIDLRPGIVSIGPVLPSIREAFHLSHTSAALMTSIPDVFMGLLALPTPWLARRFGRDRVMLAALILLLLSISLRAFAQSIAELLVCTGGVGAGIAIAGTLVAGFIKAEFPSRVASAMGLYGTSLAVGSVAAAALTGPLAERTQMGWRFATGGWSLLGIGAILSWALATRGASKVGPQVTHFLHVYPLPLGNRKAWSIAIFFGVNNLLFYALLAWIPSLYRDLGYSPARAGLILACFAVLSLLGNPVFGILSHSRDRRVWLGISGAICCIGLVGLLVAPTSAPYLWISLAAFGQAGGFTLGMTLPLDNTDSVEETDVWNAFTLTVGYLIASAGPMLVGFLRDRTGSFRAPVECLVAVGVVMLCLSAILGPRKLPSTGA, from the coding sequence ATGACCGTGACAAAGACTTCGGAATCTTCCCCACCGAACAAATCGATAGTCCCCAACACTGCGGAAGTTCCGTTAGCCCTGGCGATTCTCGCCATCGTCTTTGTCGCCATCGATCTTCGGCCGGGGATCGTCTCCATCGGACCGGTCTTGCCATCGATTCGCGAAGCATTTCATCTTTCTCATACAAGTGCAGCTCTCATGACGTCCATACCAGACGTTTTCATGGGACTTCTGGCGCTCCCGACGCCTTGGCTAGCGAGACGATTCGGAAGAGACCGCGTCATGCTAGCAGCCCTTATCCTCCTTCTTCTTTCGATCAGCCTCAGAGCATTTGCACAGAGCATTGCGGAGCTCTTGGTGTGCACCGGCGGCGTGGGAGCAGGGATCGCCATTGCTGGGACCCTCGTAGCGGGTTTCATCAAGGCGGAATTTCCCTCACGAGTGGCATCCGCCATGGGACTGTATGGAACATCCTTGGCGGTAGGTAGCGTGGCTGCCGCCGCTCTAACTGGGCCACTCGCAGAGAGAACTCAAATGGGCTGGCGGTTCGCCACAGGAGGATGGTCACTCTTGGGGATCGGAGCGATCCTCTCTTGGGCTCTTGCAACGCGTGGTGCGTCCAAGGTCGGTCCACAAGTGACTCACTTCCTCCATGTGTACCCGCTGCCCCTAGGCAATCGAAAAGCTTGGTCAATTGCGATCTTCTTTGGGGTGAATAATCTGTTGTTTTACGCCTTGCTTGCCTGGATCCCATCGCTATACCGGGACTTGGGCTATTCGCCCGCGAGGGCGGGCTTGATTCTCGCCTGTTTTGCGGTTCTCTCTCTACTGGGGAATCCGGTCTTTGGAATCCTTAGCCATTCCCGAGACAGACGTGTCTGGCTCGGCATCTCGGGCGCTATCTGCTGTATTGGTCTGGTCGGGCTACTGGTTGCGCCCACGTCCGCTCCTTATCTCTGGATCTCACTTGCCGCTTTTGGCCAAGCCGGCGGATTCACCCTAGGGATGACCCTGCCCTTGGATAACACCGACTCCGTTGAAGAGACGGATGTCTGGAACGCCTTCACTTTGACTGTCGGCTACCTGATCGCGTCCGCTGGCCCTATGCTGGTCGGCTTCCTGCGTGACCGAACAGGCTCGTTCCGAGCACCAGTCGAATGTCTTGTAGCTGTCGGAGTCGTAATGCTCTGCCTGAGCGCGATACTCGGTCCCCGGAAACTGCCCTCGACGGGAGCGTAG
- a CDS encoding alpha/beta hydrolase: MNTFKTQDGTSIYFKDWGSGPVVTFSHGWPLQADAWDSQMLFLAKRGFRVIAHDRRGHGRSSQTWSGNDLDTYADDLAELIEHLDLKEITMVGHSTGGGEVTRYIGRHGNKRVRKAVLIGAIPPIMVQSDKNPGGLPISVFDGIRAGVAENRAQFFRDLSLPFYGYNKPDAKISDGVRDEFFREGMQSSMIASYDCVKAFSETDLTEDLKRIEVPTLVLHGDADQIVPIADSAYLSSKIIKNARLQIIEGAPHGMCTTRADEVNQALLEFLNS; the protein is encoded by the coding sequence GTGAATACCTTCAAAACGCAAGATGGCACATCAATCTATTTCAAGGATTGGGGCAGCGGACCGGTAGTGACGTTCTCGCACGGCTGGCCCCTGCAGGCGGACGCATGGGATTCGCAGATGCTCTTCCTAGCTAAACGAGGATTTCGAGTCATCGCCCACGACCGGAGAGGTCACGGCCGGTCGAGCCAGACGTGGAGCGGCAACGACTTGGACACGTATGCAGACGACTTAGCTGAACTCATCGAGCACTTGGACCTCAAAGAAATCACTATGGTCGGACACTCGACCGGAGGTGGCGAGGTCACTCGATACATCGGTCGCCACGGAAACAAGCGGGTTCGGAAGGCCGTGCTTATTGGTGCCATTCCTCCGATCATGGTACAGAGTGATAAGAACCCAGGGGGACTGCCCATTTCCGTGTTCGATGGGATCAGAGCCGGCGTAGCGGAAAATCGTGCCCAGTTCTTCCGTGATCTGAGCCTTCCTTTCTATGGCTACAACAAACCGGACGCTAAGATATCGGACGGCGTTCGCGATGAGTTCTTCCGCGAGGGGATGCAGTCTTCAATGATTGCGTCCTATGACTGCGTGAAGGCGTTTTCCGAAACGGATCTCACTGAAGACCTCAAGAGGATAGAGGTGCCGACCCTTGTCCTGCATGGGGACGCGGATCAGATCGTTCCGATTGCGGATTCCGCATATTTGTCTTCCAAGATTATCAAGAACGCTCGTTTGCAAATTATTGAGGGAGCCCCTCATGGAATGTGCACAACGCGTGCGGATGAGGTAAATCAAGCATTGCTCGAATTCCTGAATAGCTAA
- a CDS encoding DNA starvation/stationary phase protection protein, giving the protein MQIDRALEITPEAVKRLSLELKVLLADIFALYLKTKNFHWHMRGTHFRDYHLLLDEHADQLFAMTDEIAERARKLGGPTLKSIGDIARHQRIKDCEREQVPAAMMLAELLTDNQSVTTWLRSAHAICDEYHDVATASLIENWIDQTERRTWFLAETIEAD; this is encoded by the coding sequence ATGCAAATCGATCGTGCACTGGAGATAACGCCGGAAGCGGTAAAGCGCTTGTCACTTGAACTCAAGGTTCTATTGGCCGACATCTTTGCTCTTTATCTAAAGACAAAGAACTTCCACTGGCATATGCGGGGAACGCATTTTCGCGACTATCACCTCCTCCTAGATGAGCATGCGGATCAGCTCTTCGCAATGACCGACGAGATCGCAGAAAGAGCGCGCAAACTCGGTGGACCGACATTGAAGTCGATTGGTGATATCGCACGTCATCAGAGAATCAAGGACTGTGAGAGAGAACAGGTTCCTGCAGCCATGATGCTCGCTGAGCTTCTTACAGACAACCAGAGCGTGACGACATGGCTCCGCTCGGCCCACGCAATCTGTGATGAGTATCACGATGTAGCAACAGCCAGCCTGATCGAAAATTGGATCGACCAAACAGAGCGCCGTACATGGTTCCTTGCAGAGACCATCGAAGCGGACTAA
- a CDS encoding nuclear transport factor 2 family protein encodes MSDSSQQLVPPFTRETAILKVRKAEDNWNTRSPQHVALGYTVDSWWRNRAEFVNGREEIVRFLTRKWQREFDYRLIKELWAFDGSRIAVRFAYEYRTDSNQWYRAYGNENWEFNSEGIMHHRHACINDVRIDESERLFHWPQGRRPDDHPGLSDLGL; translated from the coding sequence ATGAGTGATTCATCGCAACAGCTGGTCCCACCTTTTACCCGCGAGACCGCCATCCTAAAAGTTAGGAAGGCGGAGGATAACTGGAACACCCGTAGTCCCCAACATGTCGCGTTGGGTTACACCGTCGACAGCTGGTGGCGCAACCGCGCGGAGTTCGTGAACGGTCGAGAAGAGATCGTCCGTTTCCTGACCCGCAAGTGGCAGCGAGAGTTCGACTATCGCCTTATCAAAGAACTGTGGGCCTTTGACGGTAGCAGAATCGCAGTCCGCTTTGCATATGAGTATCGGACGGACTCCAACCAGTGGTACCGCGCGTATGGCAATGAGAACTGGGAGTTCAACTCCGAAGGGATCATGCACCACCGTCATGCATGCATCAACGATGTCCGTATCGACGAATCAGAGCGTCTGTTTCATTGGCCTCAAGGCAGGCGCCCTGACGATCATCCGGGATTGAGCGACCTTGGGCTCTAA
- a CDS encoding LuxR C-terminal-related transcriptional regulator, whose translation MGADPLLQRVLLDVKGFISPEVVCLGSVREFAQYVRNDDASCLLIDLCAHHDSDFDHQCQMATEGAPPVVFVYRHSDVSAAIRALKSGAVELLTAPVNPLHLAEAMLTAIALDRRQRQQRLLLSELSQRFELLTPREREVLPLVVKGLLNKQAAGVLGISETTLQIHRSHVLHKMQADSVADLVRMAVALEIPVWADSEQHQAGVPSMEQVAFLRSRWS comes from the coding sequence GTGGGTGCTGATCCGTTGCTGCAACGAGTCCTTCTCGACGTGAAAGGTTTTATTAGCCCTGAAGTGGTCTGCCTGGGATCGGTCAGGGAGTTTGCTCAATACGTCCGTAACGACGACGCGTCGTGTCTGCTCATTGACCTATGTGCCCATCACGACAGCGACTTCGACCACCAGTGCCAAATGGCAACTGAAGGCGCTCCTCCAGTGGTGTTTGTCTACCGCCACAGTGATGTCTCGGCGGCAATTCGAGCTCTGAAGTCCGGGGCAGTGGAACTTCTAACGGCACCCGTAAACCCACTCCATCTAGCGGAGGCGATGCTGACTGCAATCGCTCTTGATCGCCGCCAGAGGCAACAAAGGCTCTTGCTCTCTGAACTTAGCCAGAGATTCGAACTTCTCACTCCCAGAGAGAGAGAAGTGTTGCCGCTTGTCGTTAAGGGGCTCTTGAACAAACAGGCCGCTGGAGTCCTTGGCATCTCGGAGACGACGTTGCAGATTCACCGGAGTCATGTTTTGCACAAGATGCAAGCGGATTCGGTGGCCGATCTGGTACGCATGGCCGTCGCCCTAGAGATTCCAGTGTGGGCCGATTCGGAACAGCATCAGGCTGGGGTGCCTAGCATGGAGCAGGTTGCCTTCCTCCGTAGCCGGTGGTCCTGA